GGCTACAGCAGATGCGTAGTCATCGCCACCAAACAGTCTACTatagcaatgtttctcaactccagtcctgaagtacacccaacaggtcatgttttcaggatttctctcagatGAAACGGTTGTGGTAATTacgaaggcagtgaaactgatcaataaTGGAAACCCTGAAAACATAACCTGTTggatacttgaggactggagttgagaaacattgctctaTAGCATTCTGAAGCGATACAGAACTCAAAAGTGGCCTAATTGTCTAACATCTACCCGAAACCAAAATACTAGTTTTAAGgttgaatgattttttttaacataaggaTGGGCATTCCAATTCAAAATTGCAGCAAATCGGAATGATGTGCCTCTTATTGTCTATGTATGTTTATCACGTGACATAATTTTGTTTCCCTTTTGAAAAAAAGCTCCTCTGTAATAAGCATCTATTTCCAGATCCAGTGTCAGCATTGCTATCAGCAGGATGCACTGTGCTACACTTCTAAGTACATATTCTGCCTTGAAGAACATTCTTAACTGACATATAGACAAGACAGCAACATATAAAGATAATTTCTTACAGGTTCCTATCTGGtatgtaattatatattttttatataatgtaacTGTAGTAATGTTTGAAGTCAGCATTTTAATGCTTCTGAATATGTAATATATGACAGAACCGCTTGTGATCTCTGTTCTTTCTGATTTTTAGGTTGGCTGCCAATCATGTTTGTGTTCCTAATATTAAGTACATCAAGCTTTGTAGCTCTTGATGCTTTGTGCCCATCCTTGTGTTCTTGCTCAGTGAAGGACCGCATTGTTTGCTCAGGTGCTTCAGTTACAGATATTGCTGCATTATCCATACCCTATCATTTTACCTATATTTGTATAAAAAGCACTCAAGAGACAAAACTCACCAATACCAGCTTTCAAGAAATGCCTGTTACTTCACGTCTATTTTTCGAAGGCAACCAATTTTCCTTAATAGAATCTGGGGCTTTTCAAAAATTTCCTCTTCTGAAATCACTGAAGCTGACAAACAATGCTATAAGAAGTCTACCTCCAGGAATATTCCACAGATTATTTCATCTGGAGCAGTTGTTTCTTGATCAGAATCAATTGTCTGATCTTGATCCATGTATGTTTCAAAACCTGAAAAATCTATCGTACCTTTCATTGAACAGAAATCTGCTTCGAGAATTGCCTGCTGGATTACTAGATCATCTTGTAAATCTTAGGCACTTAAACTTGTCCAGAAATAAATTAAAGTCTTTGCCAAAGTATATTTTCAACTCGTTGTTCAAACTGAAAACTCTCTTTCTCTATAATAATATTCTGAAGGTAATAACACCTGGAATGTTCGATAATCTCACTGAATTGGAAGAGCTGCGTTTGTATGCAAATGAAATTGTAATGGTTGACAAAGAAGCATTCTACAATTTACCAAAATTGAATATGCTAATgcttcacaaaaataaaatagaaatgttGCCTGAGGGATTATTTCTCTATTTGACTTTGTTAACCAGCTTGACTTTCTATGAAAACCCTTTAACTGCACTTCCCTATGTGCTTTTTGGCAAAATGGAGAAGCTCGAAATTTTGTGGCTTTATCAAACAAATCTCTCAACAATACCAAATTTTGTTTTTAGTAATCTAACTAATCTGAAGTTACTGATTCTAACTCGAAACCCAAAGCTTCAGAGTCTTCCAAAAGAATCATTCAGTGGTCTGAGCAAACTTGAGGAGCTGTCTTTGCATTCAAATGGATTGAAATTTCTTGGTAAAGGCTTGTTCCAGGAtcttcagcagctacaaattctttCTCTATATAACAATGTTTTTGAGGATCTTCCTGAAGATATGTTTCATCCTCTTGTAAATCTTGAAATTGTTTACCTGAACAATAGTAAATTCCGGAACCTGCCAGGTACCATCTTTAAAACCTTGACCAAGCTTAAGAACGTTCGTCTTGATGGCAATCCTTGGGCATGTGATTGTAGGCTTAAAGATTTCAAGCTCTGGTTTGAAGAGAATGTAAAAATAATACAGAATTTCATGTCAATTTTTTGTGAAGATCCTTCAGCGCTCAAAGGAAAACCTGTCCTTCATTTTGATGCACAGGTCTGTAGCCACACAACTATAGCAACCGACAATCCCTTTGCAGCAACATCATTTTCTGCTCTAGCCAGTGCTACACAAAACATAAGACCGAGCGGTGAGGTGACCCTTACTCCTACTAAACTGCTATCTGATCATTCCAGGCACAACCTCAGCTCTGTGATCCCAAGTCATGTGGAAACAACCCATTCCCCTATACCATCAAAAGATGACTTATCCATAATTGATGATCCTACCACTGGTTGGCATAATAATGATTCTTTAAGCACATCTTTGCCTAGTCATATGGGAACAACCCATAAATTCAAACAAGTATTACATACTTGTCTGCTTAGAAAGTTATTTGGATTTTGCCTAACATATGGAAATATAATCTTTCATCTCCTTATGGTTACAGCAGCTCTTCAAATTGTTCTTATAGTTGTGACATGTTTCATTATGCTGAAAATAAGAAAAATTCATAGTTATTTCAGTAGTGCTAAGGAGCCTGTGGAGCTACAGCGTATCTTAATACCATTAAGTTTTAATTCTATAAAGAAATAATATGTTGCTGCATGTTTATATATCTGCATTTTTTCTATTATTCCTGTTCACTTCTTAAACATTACCTTTACAAATAATGTTTATAGGTATACATTATAGCATTTTGtcttcagttttatttttttactgcttcCCGTCTGGCATATAGTAATATGAGTAGGAGTGCTGCtatcctgggtggatgtcatatgatggcctCTCAGGATCATGCCTCATGGGCTTCGCTGTGAAGTGTCATCTGCCAGACACAGCCAATGAAAAATCGGTGTACGGGGCCGCTGCCAGCACCATGTGATCATTGTGCAAATTTTGCACAttgaatggctttcattcatagtcgttcattgtgtactattgtgttgatctctgtgattggtcacagtaaccacatggtacagacaggaccAGTCAcagtgcatctgtaccatgtgataccaatcgggggaaatcttccaacaaGGACAGTTGTTACTATGAGAGCTTTAAGAGACACatggggcggatcctatatctggcacgcctactgtgccccctgcatccttcaatatctctttgtcactgtgtaccccctctcgaaaactgcacttctggacccctttacattacacagcccttgcacctctggacccctttacattacacagcccttgcacctctggacccctttactttacacagcccttgcacctctgtacccctttacattacacagcccttgcacctctggacccctttacattacacagcccttgcacctctggacccctttacattacacagcattttgcacctctggacccctttacattacacagcattttgcacctctggacccctttacattacacagcatttttcacctctggaccccgttacattacacagcaccctgcacctctggaccccgttacattacacagcaccctgcacctctggacttctttacattacacagcaccctgcacctctggactcctttacattacacagccccccacagctctggaccctgtATGTTACACggcccccctccctacagtgcagccccccctacaatacagaccccccctacagagCAGACACCTTCTACAATACagcccctacaatacagaccccccttcagacccataatgtacctcaGATGATCAGGCAGGACATGCACAGCAC
The sequence above is drawn from the Rana temporaria chromosome 4, aRanTem1.1, whole genome shotgun sequence genome and encodes:
- the GP5 gene encoding platelet glycoprotein V, which gives rise to MFVFLILSTSSFVALDALCPSLCSCSVKDRIVCSGASVTDIAALSIPYHFTYICIKSTQETKLTNTSFQEMPVTSRLFFEGNQFSLIESGAFQKFPLLKSLKLTNNAIRSLPPGIFHRLFHLEQLFLDQNQLSDLDPCMFQNLKNLSYLSLNRNLLRELPAGLLDHLVNLRHLNLSRNKLKSLPKYIFNSLFKLKTLFLYNNILKVITPGMFDNLTELEELRLYANEIVMVDKEAFYNLPKLNMLMLHKNKIEMLPEGLFLYLTLLTSLTFYENPLTALPYVLFGKMEKLEILWLYQTNLSTIPNFVFSNLTNLKLLILTRNPKLQSLPKESFSGLSKLEELSLHSNGLKFLGKGLFQDLQQLQILSLYNNVFEDLPEDMFHPLVNLEIVYLNNSKFRNLPGTIFKTLTKLKNVRLDGNPWACDCRLKDFKLWFEENVKIIQNFMSIFCEDPSALKGKPVLHFDAQVCSHTTIATDNPFAATSFSALASATQNIRPSGEVTLTPTKLLSDHSRHNLSSVIPSHVETTHSPIPSKDDLSIIDDPTTGWHNNDSLSTSLPSHMGTTHKFKQVLHTCLLRKLFGFCLTYGNIIFHLLMVTAALQIVLIVVTCFIMLKIRKIHSYFSSAKEPVELQRILIPLSFNSIKK